One stretch of Vibrio nitrifigilis DNA includes these proteins:
- a CDS encoding DNA polymerase III subunit chi — protein MAMATFYIVQQDTPQAEQLGFEDYVLFLTRHFAHQGAKVYLQCHDKDQAEHYAERFWQTEPHDFIAHNLVGEGPKYGTHIEIGHQKVKPSYHRQLIINLADNQTTFAQNFAEVIDFVPCEENAKQRARERYKLYRQAGYQLQTIEIQYP, from the coding sequence ATGGCAATGGCGACGTTTTACATCGTACAACAAGATACTCCTCAAGCCGAGCAACTAGGCTTTGAAGACTACGTGCTGTTTCTGACGCGTCATTTTGCTCATCAAGGGGCCAAAGTGTACCTACAATGCCACGATAAAGACCAAGCAGAACATTATGCAGAGAGATTTTGGCAAACCGAACCACATGATTTTATTGCACATAATTTAGTGGGGGAAGGCCCGAAATATGGCACTCATATTGAAATTGGTCATCAAAAAGTAAAGCCGTCTTACCATCGCCAACTCATAATAAATTTGGCTGATAATCAGACAACCTTTGCGCAGAACTTCGCTGAAGTGATAGACTTCGTCCCTTGTGAAGAAAATGCCAAACAACGGGCTCGTGAACGATATAAACTCTATCGACAAGCAGGATACCAACTGCAGACTATCGAGATCCAATATCCGTAG